The Zalophus californianus isolate mZalCal1 chromosome 7, mZalCal1.pri.v2, whole genome shotgun sequence genome includes a region encoding these proteins:
- the ZBTB24 gene encoding zinc finger and BTB domain-containing protein 24 isoform X10, with protein sequence MLEIHPARPWLHASWPLKKMAETSSEPSRQLVVHSDTHSDTVLASFEAQRKKGFLCDITLIVENVHFRAHKALLAASSEYFSMMFAEEGEIGQSIYMLEGMVADTFGILLEFIYTGCLQASEKSAEQILATAQFLKVYDLVKAYTDFQNNHSSRKPTTLNTAGAPVVVISNKKNGPPKRKRGRPRKVNSVQEGKSQLAAEEEIQLRVNNSVQNRHNFVVKGGDNGILNEQIPAKEMEEAEPACEPRRGEETPAEKDENCDPKTQDAQDSQSRYSKRRIRRSVKLKDYKLVGDEDEQSSAKRVCGKRKRPGGPEACCKDCGKVFKYNHFLAIHQRSHTGERPFKCNECGKGFAQKHSLQVHARMHTGERPYTCTVCSKALTTKHSLLEHMSLHSGQKSFTCDQCGKYFSQKRQLKSHYRVHTGKCFNTNH encoded by the exons ATGTTGGAAATTCACCCAGCTAGGCCATG gCTTCATGCTTCTTGGCCTCTAAAGAAAATGGCAGAAACGTCATCGGAGCCTTCTAGGCAGCTCGTTGTACACTCAGACACTCACAGTGACACTGTTCTGGCCAGTTTTGAGGCTCAGCGGAAGAAGGGCTTCCTCTGTGACATTACATTAATCGTAGAGAATGTGCATTTCCGGGCTCACAAAGCCTTACTCGCTGCCAGTAGTGAATACTTCTCAATGATGTTTGCTGAAGAGGGGGAGATCGGCCAGTCCATTTATATGCTGGAAGGCATGGTTGCCGACACATTTGGAATCCTGCTGGAGTTTATCTACACCGGTTGTCTCCAGGCCAGCGAGAAAAGCGCAGAACAAATCCTGGCCACCGCTCAGTTCTTAAAGGTCTATGACCTGGTAAAGGCTTACACGGATTTTCAAAATAATCATAGCTCCCGAAAGCCAACAACTCTGAACACTGCTGGCGCTCCAGTGGTGGTGATTTCTAATAAGAAAAATGGTCCTCCGAAACGGAAGAGGGGAAGACCGAGAAAAGTGAACAGTGTGCAGGAGGGGAAATCACAGCTGGCTGCAGAGGAAGAAATACAGCTGAGAGTAAACAATTCAGTTCAAAATAGACATAACTTTGTAGTGAAAGGGGGAGACAATGGCATACTGAATGAACAGATTCCAGcgaaagaaatggaagaggctGAGCCTGCCTGTGAGCCACGTAGAGGGGAGGAAACGCCAGCTGAAAAAGATGAGAACTGTGATCCCAAGACCCAGGATGCGCAGGACAGCCAGAGTCGGTACAGCAAGCGGAGGATTCGGAGGTCCGTCAAACTTAAAGATTACAAACTTGTCGGGGATGAAGACGAGCAGAGTTCAGCCAAAAGGGTCTGTGGAAAGAGAAAGCGCCCGGGGGGCCCTGAGGCCTGTTGTAAGGACTGTGGCAAAGTGTTTAAGTACAATCACTTTTTGGCAATCCACCAGAGGAGCCACACGG GGGAGCGACCTTTCAAATGTAATGAGTGCGGGAAAGGCTTTGCCCAGAAGCACTCCCTGCAGGTCCACGCCCGGATGCACACAGGCGAGCGGCCCTACACCTGCACCGTGTGCAGCAAGGCTCTCACCACCAAGCACTCGCTGCTGGAGCACATGAGCCTGCATTCAG GACAGAAGTCTTTCACCTGTGATCAGTGTGGAAAATATTTCAGCCAGAAAAGACAACTAAAGAGCCATTACCGAGTTCATACAG GGAAGTGCTTTAACACAAATCACTG
- the ZBTB24 gene encoding zinc finger and BTB domain-containing protein 24 isoform X9, with the protein MLEIHPARPWLHASWPLKKMAETSSEPSRQLVVHSDTHSDTVLASFEAQRKKGFLCDITLIVENVHFRAHKALLAASSEYFSMMFAEEGEIGQSIYMLEGMVADTFGILLEFIYTGCLQASEKSAEQILATAQFLKVYDLVKAYTDFQNNHSSRKPTTLNTAGAPVVVISNKKNGPPKRKRGRPRKVNSVQEGKSQLAAEEEIQLRVNNSVQNRHNFVVKGGDNGILNEQIPAKEMEEAEPACEPRRGEETPAEKDENCDPKTQDAQDSQSRYSKRRIRRSVKLKDYKLVGDEDEQSSAKRVCGKRKRPGGPEACCKDCGKVFKYNHFLAIHQRSHTGERPFKCNECGKGFAQKHSLQVHARMHTGERPYTCTVCSKALTTKHSLLEHMSLHSGQKSFTCDQCGKYFSQKRQLKSHYRVHTVLAPYTETLQN; encoded by the exons ATGTTGGAAATTCACCCAGCTAGGCCATG gCTTCATGCTTCTTGGCCTCTAAAGAAAATGGCAGAAACGTCATCGGAGCCTTCTAGGCAGCTCGTTGTACACTCAGACACTCACAGTGACACTGTTCTGGCCAGTTTTGAGGCTCAGCGGAAGAAGGGCTTCCTCTGTGACATTACATTAATCGTAGAGAATGTGCATTTCCGGGCTCACAAAGCCTTACTCGCTGCCAGTAGTGAATACTTCTCAATGATGTTTGCTGAAGAGGGGGAGATCGGCCAGTCCATTTATATGCTGGAAGGCATGGTTGCCGACACATTTGGAATCCTGCTGGAGTTTATCTACACCGGTTGTCTCCAGGCCAGCGAGAAAAGCGCAGAACAAATCCTGGCCACCGCTCAGTTCTTAAAGGTCTATGACCTGGTAAAGGCTTACACGGATTTTCAAAATAATCATAGCTCCCGAAAGCCAACAACTCTGAACACTGCTGGCGCTCCAGTGGTGGTGATTTCTAATAAGAAAAATGGTCCTCCGAAACGGAAGAGGGGAAGACCGAGAAAAGTGAACAGTGTGCAGGAGGGGAAATCACAGCTGGCTGCAGAGGAAGAAATACAGCTGAGAGTAAACAATTCAGTTCAAAATAGACATAACTTTGTAGTGAAAGGGGGAGACAATGGCATACTGAATGAACAGATTCCAGcgaaagaaatggaagaggctGAGCCTGCCTGTGAGCCACGTAGAGGGGAGGAAACGCCAGCTGAAAAAGATGAGAACTGTGATCCCAAGACCCAGGATGCGCAGGACAGCCAGAGTCGGTACAGCAAGCGGAGGATTCGGAGGTCCGTCAAACTTAAAGATTACAAACTTGTCGGGGATGAAGACGAGCAGAGTTCAGCCAAAAGGGTCTGTGGAAAGAGAAAGCGCCCGGGGGGCCCTGAGGCCTGTTGTAAGGACTGTGGCAAAGTGTTTAAGTACAATCACTTTTTGGCAATCCACCAGAGGAGCCACACGG GGGAGCGACCTTTCAAATGTAATGAGTGCGGGAAAGGCTTTGCCCAGAAGCACTCCCTGCAGGTCCACGCCCGGATGCACACAGGCGAGCGGCCCTACACCTGCACCGTGTGCAGCAAGGCTCTCACCACCAAGCACTCGCTGCTGGAGCACATGAGCCTGCATTCAG GACAGAAGTCTTTCACCTGTGATCAGTGTGGAAAATATTTCAGCCAGAAAAGACAACTAAAGAGCCATTACCGAGTTCATACAG TTTTGGCGCCATACACAGAAACCCTACAGAACTGA
- the ZBTB24 gene encoding zinc finger and BTB domain-containing protein 24 isoform X11 → MLEIHPARPWLHASWPLKKMAETSSEPSRQLVVHSDTHSDTVLASFEAQRKKGFLCDITLIVENVHFRAHKALLAASSEYFSMMFAEEGEIGQSIYMLEGMVADTFGILLEFIYTGCLQASEKSAEQILATAQFLKVYDLVKAYTDFQNNHSSRKPTTLNTAGAPVVVISNKKNGPPKRKRGRPRKVNSVQEGKSQLAAEEEIQLRVNNSVQNRHNFVVKGGDNGILNEQIPAKEMEEAEPACEPRRGEETPAEKDENCDPKTQDAQDSQSRYSKRRIRRSVKLKDYKLVGDEDEQSSAKRVCGKRKRPGGPEACCKDCGKVFKYNHFLAIHQRSHTGQKSFTCDQCGKYFSQKRQLKSHYRVHTGKCFNTNH, encoded by the exons ATGTTGGAAATTCACCCAGCTAGGCCATG gCTTCATGCTTCTTGGCCTCTAAAGAAAATGGCAGAAACGTCATCGGAGCCTTCTAGGCAGCTCGTTGTACACTCAGACACTCACAGTGACACTGTTCTGGCCAGTTTTGAGGCTCAGCGGAAGAAGGGCTTCCTCTGTGACATTACATTAATCGTAGAGAATGTGCATTTCCGGGCTCACAAAGCCTTACTCGCTGCCAGTAGTGAATACTTCTCAATGATGTTTGCTGAAGAGGGGGAGATCGGCCAGTCCATTTATATGCTGGAAGGCATGGTTGCCGACACATTTGGAATCCTGCTGGAGTTTATCTACACCGGTTGTCTCCAGGCCAGCGAGAAAAGCGCAGAACAAATCCTGGCCACCGCTCAGTTCTTAAAGGTCTATGACCTGGTAAAGGCTTACACGGATTTTCAAAATAATCATAGCTCCCGAAAGCCAACAACTCTGAACACTGCTGGCGCTCCAGTGGTGGTGATTTCTAATAAGAAAAATGGTCCTCCGAAACGGAAGAGGGGAAGACCGAGAAAAGTGAACAGTGTGCAGGAGGGGAAATCACAGCTGGCTGCAGAGGAAGAAATACAGCTGAGAGTAAACAATTCAGTTCAAAATAGACATAACTTTGTAGTGAAAGGGGGAGACAATGGCATACTGAATGAACAGATTCCAGcgaaagaaatggaagaggctGAGCCTGCCTGTGAGCCACGTAGAGGGGAGGAAACGCCAGCTGAAAAAGATGAGAACTGTGATCCCAAGACCCAGGATGCGCAGGACAGCCAGAGTCGGTACAGCAAGCGGAGGATTCGGAGGTCCGTCAAACTTAAAGATTACAAACTTGTCGGGGATGAAGACGAGCAGAGTTCAGCCAAAAGGGTCTGTGGAAAGAGAAAGCGCCCGGGGGGCCCTGAGGCCTGTTGTAAGGACTGTGGCAAAGTGTTTAAGTACAATCACTTTTTGGCAATCCACCAGAGGAGCCACACGG GACAGAAGTCTTTCACCTGTGATCAGTGTGGAAAATATTTCAGCCAGAAAAGACAACTAAAGAGCCATTACCGAGTTCATACAG GGAAGTGCTTTAACACAAATCACTG